GGGCTAAATAATCCTTTGAGGAAAAAGTTATGGACTTTAAAAGAATAGGGTTGCCTTTAGCTATAATTGTAGCTATAATTATAATGTTAATCCCACTTCCAGGTCTTAGTTATGCTGGACATATGGCATTAGCATTATTGGTATTTGCAATTATTATGTGGGTAAGTGAAGCTCTTCATTTA
The Methanobrevibacter sp. TMH8 DNA segment above includes these coding regions:
- a CDS encoding SLC13 family permease, whose translation is MDFKRIGLPLAIIVAIIIMLIPLPGLSYAGHMALALLVFAIIMWVSEALHLAATSIIILFMQPILGIATFQNVAIGFANPILFLMIGGFIIAEGIRKSGLVE